A stretch of Ranitomeya variabilis isolate aRanVar5 chromosome 3, aRanVar5.hap1, whole genome shotgun sequence DNA encodes these proteins:
- the VPS26C gene encoding vacuolar protein sorting-associated protein 26C produces the protein MATVLDIKIKRANKVYREGEVLSGVVVVTSKDAVQHQGIWLTMEGSVSLQLSAKSVGVFEAFYNSVKPIQIISSTVEMVKPGKLPGGKTEIPFEFPLVIKSNKVLYETYHGVFVNIQYTLRCDMKRSLLAKDLSKSCEFIIHLQPQKGKQTPSPVDFTITPETLQNVKERAALPRFLIRGHLDSTNCVITQPLTGELLVDTSEVAIKSIELQLVRVETCGCAEGYARDATEIQNIQIAEGDVCRGLPIPIYMVFPRLFTCPTLETTNFKIEFEVNIVLVLQDDHLITENFPLKLYRI, from the exons atggcCACCGTGCTGGACATCAAAATCAAGAGGGCCAACAAGGTCTACAGAGAGGGG GAGGTGTTATCCGGAGTGGTCGTCGTCACCAGCAAAGATGCGGTGCAGCACCAGGGGATCTGGCTGACCATGGAGGGCTCCGTCAGTCTGCAGCTCAGCGCCAAGAGCGTCGGCGTGTTTGAAGCTTTCTATAATTCGGTGAAG CCAATCCAGATCATCAGCAGCACGGTAGAAATGGTGAAACCTGGGAAGCTCCCCGGCGGGAAGACGGAAATCCCTTTTGAGTTCCCACTTGTCATCAAGAGCAACAAGGTTCTGTACGAGACGTACCACGGCGTGTTTGTGAACATTCAG TATACTCTGCGCTGTGACATGAAGAGATCTCTGCTGGCCAAGGACCTGTCGAAGAGCTGCGAGTTCATCATTCATTTACAA CCACAGAAGGGCAAACAGACCCCGAGCCCGGTCGACTTCACTATAACACCAGAGACTTTACAGAATGTTAAAGAG AGAGCCGCGCTGCCCCGATTTCTCATCAGAGGACATCTGGACTCCACCAACTGCGTCATCACTCAGCCCCTCACAGGGGAGCTGCTGGTCGACACGTCGGAGGTCGCCATTAAGAGTATCGAGCTGCAACTGGTGCGGGTGGAGACGTGCG GTTGTGCGGAAGGCTACGCCAGGGATGCCACCGAAATACAGAATATTCAGATAGCGGAGGGCGATGTGTGCCGAGGTCTCCCCATTCCAATCTATATGGTATTTCCCAGATTATTCACCTGCCCGACTCTGGAAACTACCAACTTTAAAATAG AGTTTGAAGTCAACATTGTGCTGGTTCTTCAGGACGATCATCTGATCACAGAGAACTTCCCTCTCAAGTTGTATAGAATATAA